A genome region from Oenanthe melanoleuca isolate GR-GAL-2019-014 chromosome 14, OMel1.0, whole genome shotgun sequence includes the following:
- the CCNF gene encoding cyclin-F isoform X2: MKAGVVHCRCSRCFSFPSKRRIIKRPRVLTFLNLPEDVLFHILKGLPAADILSVRAVHSHLKYLVDNHSSVWAHASFQDLWPSPNHLRMFERAAECGNFEAAVKLSLAYLYNEGLSITGHGRAEVNGIKASHYFSLAEHLNVCAVPFIWLFIRPPWSFSGSCCKAVVYESLKAECQLDKAQKGSILHSLAKVLNFFEDEGKKKESLELLEQSSKQGCLISSYLLWENNRKAAMSDPGRYLQSLRKLRDYAAKGCWEAQIALAKACGNGSQLGLEAKSSREMVSQIFQASLPISKQSIFTVQKGMNEIMRYILVDWLVEVATMKDFSSLCLHMTVGCVDRYLKLRPVPRARLQLLGIACMVICTRFISKEMLTIREAVWLTDNSYKYEELVRMMGEIISALEGKIRIPTILDYKEVLSSIVSLERRTLHLYSFICELSLLNTSLSVYSPAQLAAAALLLTQILHGQAHPWTSQLSECTGFSQEDLLPCVLSLHQKCFHDDVPKDYRQVSLMAVKQRFEDERYEEIGKEQVMSYSQLCSLLGVKQEDPEPSPLQRNVVEIQTFLSSPSGKRAKRRREDSIEDDRGSFVTTPTAELSSQEESLLDNFLDWSLDSCSGYEGDQESEGEREGDVTSPSGILDVTVLYLDPAEHCGQDSSDEDSLPGEWDGSGAPLREGELPSAYLTPRNPNPEGSSGYSSVNTASPTSSVEGSPGAPPKPTSALPHSNSMNREPCQPHHLHRRQVKRKNMAEHTEERLNLGFLSL, encoded by the exons ATGAAGGCGGGCG tggTTCACTGTAGATGttccagatgtttttctttcccttcaaaACGAAGGATAATAAAACGGCCTCGAGTCCTGACATTCTTGAACCTCCCCGAGGATGTTCTGTTTCACATCCTAAAGGGCCTCCCTGCTGCAGACATCCTCTCAGTCAGAGCT GTGCACTCACATCTTAAATACCTTGTGGATAATCATTCCAGTGTTTGGGCACATGCAAGTTTCCAAGACCTGTGGCCATCTCCAAACCATCTGAGGATGTTTGAAAG GGCTGCTGAATGTGGTAATTTTGAAGCTGCAGTGAAGCTGAGCTTGGCGTACCTGTACAACGAAGGCT TGTCCATCACGGGCCATGGGCGTGCAGAAGTGAATGGAATAAAGGCATCTCACTACTTCAGCTTGGCAGAGCACCTGAATGTGTGTGCAGTCCCCTTTATCTGGCTCTTCATCCGTCCTCCCTGGTCCTTCTCTGGAAGCTGCTGTAAAGCTGTGGTCTATGAGAGTCTCAAGGCAGAGTGTCAGCTTGACAAG GCTCAGAAGGGATCTATCCTCCACAGCCTGGCTAAGGTTTTGAATTTCTTTGAG gatgaaggaaaaaagaaagaatcccTTGAACTGCTTGAACAATCATCAAAACAGGGTTGTTTAATCAGCTCCTACCTCCTTtgggaaaacaacagaaaagctgct ATGTCGGATCCTGGCAGATACCTCCAAAGTCTTAGGAAGCTACGAGACTACGCAGCCAAGGGCTGCTGGGAAGCACAG ATAGCTTTAGCCAAAGCTTGTGGGAATGGAAGCCAACTAGGATTAGAAGCAAAGTCTTCCAGGGAAATGGTTTCTCAAATCTTTCAAGCTTCCCTTCCTATCAGCAAGCAAAGCATCTTCACTGTGCAGAAAGGAATGAATGAAATAATGAG GTATATCCTGGTGGATTGGCTGGTGGAAGTGGCTACCATGAAGGACTTTTCTAGCCTGTGCCTTCACATGACAGTGGGATGTGTGGACCGTTACTTGAAGCTGAGACCTGTCCCTCGTGCTCGGCTCCAGCTTTTGGGAATAGCCTGCATGGTCATTTGCACACG TTTCATCAGCAAAGAGATGCTGACAATACGGGAAGCTGTGTGGCTTACAGACAACTCCTACAAATATGAAGAGTTGGTCAGAATGATGGGAGAGATCATTTCTGCCTTAGAAGGGAAGATAAGG ATACCCACCATTTTGGACTACAAAGAAGTTCTGTCAAGCATTGTCTCACTGGAGAGAAGAACTCTTCACCTTTACAGCTTCATCTGTGAGCTGTCCCTCCTGAACACAAGCCTCAGTGTGtattccccagcccagctggctgctgctgcactgctgctgacCCAGATATTGCATGGACAAG cacatccctggaCCAGCCAGCTGTCTGAGTGCACTGGTTTCTCTCAAGAAGACCTGTTGCCCTGTGTGCTGAGCCTCCACCAAAAGTG CTTCCATGATGATGTCCCAAAGGATTATAGGCAGGTGTCCCTAATGGCAGTGAAACAGAGATTTGAAGATGAGCGCTAtgaagaaataggaaaagaacag GTTATGAGttacagccagctctgctcattgTTGGGTGTGAAACAGGAAGACCCAGAGCCCAGTCCCTTGCAAAGGAATGTAGTGGAAATTCAGACTTTCCTCAGCTCTCCCTCTGGAAAGAGAGCTAAAAG AAGGAGGGAAGACAGCATTGAGGATGACAGAGGCAGCTTTGTGACTacccccacagcagagctgtcctcCCAGGAAGAAAGTCTGCTGGACAACTTCCTTGACTGGAGTTTAGATTCCTGCTCTGGTTATGAAGGTGATCAGGAAAGTGAAGGCGAGCGAGAAGGAGATG TGACCAGCCCCAGTGGGATCCTGGATGTGACAGTGCTGTACCTGGACCCTGCAGAGCACTGTGGCCAGGACTCCAGTGACGAGGACAGTCTGCCTGGGGAGTGGGATGGCTCTGGGGCACCCCTCAGGGAGGGGGAGCTGCCAAGCGCATATCTCACCCCAAGGAATCCCAACCCAGAGGGGAGCTCGGGCTACTCTTCTGTCAACACTGCCAGTCCTACATCTTCTGTTgaaggcagccctggagctcctcCCAAACCTACCTCAGCACTGCCCCACAGCA
- the CCNF gene encoding cyclin-F isoform X1: MMFTQGTTPMVHCRCSRCFSFPSKRRIIKRPRVLTFLNLPEDVLFHILKGLPAADILSVRAVHSHLKYLVDNHSSVWAHASFQDLWPSPNHLRMFERAAECGNFEAAVKLSLAYLYNEGLSITGHGRAEVNGIKASHYFSLAEHLNVCAVPFIWLFIRPPWSFSGSCCKAVVYESLKAECQLDKAQKGSILHSLAKVLNFFEDEGKKKESLELLEQSSKQGCLISSYLLWENNRKAAMSDPGRYLQSLRKLRDYAAKGCWEAQIALAKACGNGSQLGLEAKSSREMVSQIFQASLPISKQSIFTVQKGMNEIMRYILVDWLVEVATMKDFSSLCLHMTVGCVDRYLKLRPVPRARLQLLGIACMVICTRFISKEMLTIREAVWLTDNSYKYEELVRMMGEIISALEGKIRIPTILDYKEVLSSIVSLERRTLHLYSFICELSLLNTSLSVYSPAQLAAAALLLTQILHGQAHPWTSQLSECTGFSQEDLLPCVLSLHQKCFHDDVPKDYRQVSLMAVKQRFEDERYEEIGKEQVMSYSQLCSLLGVKQEDPEPSPLQRNVVEIQTFLSSPSGKRAKRRREDSIEDDRGSFVTTPTAELSSQEESLLDNFLDWSLDSCSGYEGDQESEGEREGDVTSPSGILDVTVLYLDPAEHCGQDSSDEDSLPGEWDGSGAPLREGELPSAYLTPRNPNPEGSSGYSSVNTASPTSSVEGSPGAPPKPTSALPHSNSMNREPCQPHHLHRRQVKRKNMAEHTEERLNLGFLSL, translated from the exons ATGATGTTTACTCAAGGTACAACGCCGA tggTTCACTGTAGATGttccagatgtttttctttcccttcaaaACGAAGGATAATAAAACGGCCTCGAGTCCTGACATTCTTGAACCTCCCCGAGGATGTTCTGTTTCACATCCTAAAGGGCCTCCCTGCTGCAGACATCCTCTCAGTCAGAGCT GTGCACTCACATCTTAAATACCTTGTGGATAATCATTCCAGTGTTTGGGCACATGCAAGTTTCCAAGACCTGTGGCCATCTCCAAACCATCTGAGGATGTTTGAAAG GGCTGCTGAATGTGGTAATTTTGAAGCTGCAGTGAAGCTGAGCTTGGCGTACCTGTACAACGAAGGCT TGTCCATCACGGGCCATGGGCGTGCAGAAGTGAATGGAATAAAGGCATCTCACTACTTCAGCTTGGCAGAGCACCTGAATGTGTGTGCAGTCCCCTTTATCTGGCTCTTCATCCGTCCTCCCTGGTCCTTCTCTGGAAGCTGCTGTAAAGCTGTGGTCTATGAGAGTCTCAAGGCAGAGTGTCAGCTTGACAAG GCTCAGAAGGGATCTATCCTCCACAGCCTGGCTAAGGTTTTGAATTTCTTTGAG gatgaaggaaaaaagaaagaatcccTTGAACTGCTTGAACAATCATCAAAACAGGGTTGTTTAATCAGCTCCTACCTCCTTtgggaaaacaacagaaaagctgct ATGTCGGATCCTGGCAGATACCTCCAAAGTCTTAGGAAGCTACGAGACTACGCAGCCAAGGGCTGCTGGGAAGCACAG ATAGCTTTAGCCAAAGCTTGTGGGAATGGAAGCCAACTAGGATTAGAAGCAAAGTCTTCCAGGGAAATGGTTTCTCAAATCTTTCAAGCTTCCCTTCCTATCAGCAAGCAAAGCATCTTCACTGTGCAGAAAGGAATGAATGAAATAATGAG GTATATCCTGGTGGATTGGCTGGTGGAAGTGGCTACCATGAAGGACTTTTCTAGCCTGTGCCTTCACATGACAGTGGGATGTGTGGACCGTTACTTGAAGCTGAGACCTGTCCCTCGTGCTCGGCTCCAGCTTTTGGGAATAGCCTGCATGGTCATTTGCACACG TTTCATCAGCAAAGAGATGCTGACAATACGGGAAGCTGTGTGGCTTACAGACAACTCCTACAAATATGAAGAGTTGGTCAGAATGATGGGAGAGATCATTTCTGCCTTAGAAGGGAAGATAAGG ATACCCACCATTTTGGACTACAAAGAAGTTCTGTCAAGCATTGTCTCACTGGAGAGAAGAACTCTTCACCTTTACAGCTTCATCTGTGAGCTGTCCCTCCTGAACACAAGCCTCAGTGTGtattccccagcccagctggctgctgctgcactgctgctgacCCAGATATTGCATGGACAAG cacatccctggaCCAGCCAGCTGTCTGAGTGCACTGGTTTCTCTCAAGAAGACCTGTTGCCCTGTGTGCTGAGCCTCCACCAAAAGTG CTTCCATGATGATGTCCCAAAGGATTATAGGCAGGTGTCCCTAATGGCAGTGAAACAGAGATTTGAAGATGAGCGCTAtgaagaaataggaaaagaacag GTTATGAGttacagccagctctgctcattgTTGGGTGTGAAACAGGAAGACCCAGAGCCCAGTCCCTTGCAAAGGAATGTAGTGGAAATTCAGACTTTCCTCAGCTCTCCCTCTGGAAAGAGAGCTAAAAG AAGGAGGGAAGACAGCATTGAGGATGACAGAGGCAGCTTTGTGACTacccccacagcagagctgtcctcCCAGGAAGAAAGTCTGCTGGACAACTTCCTTGACTGGAGTTTAGATTCCTGCTCTGGTTATGAAGGTGATCAGGAAAGTGAAGGCGAGCGAGAAGGAGATG TGACCAGCCCCAGTGGGATCCTGGATGTGACAGTGCTGTACCTGGACCCTGCAGAGCACTGTGGCCAGGACTCCAGTGACGAGGACAGTCTGCCTGGGGAGTGGGATGGCTCTGGGGCACCCCTCAGGGAGGGGGAGCTGCCAAGCGCATATCTCACCCCAAGGAATCCCAACCCAGAGGGGAGCTCGGGCTACTCTTCTGTCAACACTGCCAGTCCTACATCTTCTGTTgaaggcagccctggagctcctcCCAAACCTACCTCAGCACTGCCCCACAGCA